In the Flavobacteriales bacterium genome, TCCGCGATCACCTGTCCCCCCTGTTCCACCGCCAGGCGGGTGCGGCGCCCCTGCAGATGATGGGCCTCGATGCGCACCACCAGCGGGAACTCGTTGCCCAGGTAGGCCACCCGGTTGGCCTCCACGGCCCGCACCAGAAGGTCGGGCCGCACGGTGGTGTCACCCAGCGCGATGGTGTGCACGGGCACGCCCAGGCGGGCGGCCTCGTGACGGGGATCGCGGCCGCGGTTGACGATGCCGTCACCGTCCAGGATCACCGCGCCGAGGTCGGGACCGGCGAAGCGGTCGTGCACTTCGCGGAGCAGGGCGGCCATGTCCGTGCGGTTGGCCTGCTGGCGGTGCTCGATGCCCTCCACCACCTCGCGTCCGTAGGTGAAGGTGCGCACGTCGAAGCGGTCACCGAGCGCCGCTGCCAGGGCATCCAGTTCGGTGGCGTAGGCGCCGCGCAGGGCCGCGGTGTCACCGGCGAGCAGCAGGGAGGAGCTGCCGTCGTGCGCCAGCACCACCACGGGCTTGCGCACCTCGCGCACCCAGGCCCGCACCAGGGGACCCAGCAACAGGAAGGCCAGCAGGGCCACCACGGTCGCCCGGGTCACCGCCAGGGTCCACCGCAGAGCGGGGCCCCAGCCGTGGGTGTGCGCGCCCCCCCGATAGAGCAGCCAGGCATAGGCGATGCCCAGCAGGATGCAGACCGGGATGAGCCAGGGGCTGTGGGTAAGGGTCAGGTCCACGGGGTGCAAAGGTCAGGGTTCCACGGCCGCGCACGAAGGGTGCGCCTCCCGATGTGTCCCACGGGATCCGGTAGCAAGGCGATCCGGGCGGTGGCGGACGAACAGCGGCTCAGGTGAGCATGCCCCCGCACACGTGCAGGGTCTGGCCGGTGACGTAAGTGCTGAGGTCGCTGGCGAAGTAGACGCAGGCATTGGCCACGTCGGTCGGGGTGCCGCCGCGCTTCAGGGGGATCCCTTCGCGCCATTGCTCCACCACCTTGGGATCCAGCGCGCCGGTCATCTCCGTCTCGATGAAGCCCGGGGCGATGGCGTTGCTGCGGATGTTGCGGCTGCCCAGTTCCAGCGCCACGCTCTTGGTGAAGCCGATGATGCCGGCCTTGCTGGCGGCGTAGTTGGCCTGTCCGGCATTGCCCTTCACCCCCACCACGCTGCTCATGTTGATGATGCTGCCGCTGCGCTGCTTGAGCATGGTGCGCATCACCGCCTTGGTCATGTTGAACACGCTCTTGAGGTTGGTGTCCATCACCGCGTCCCAGTCGGCCTCGCTCATGCGCATCAGCAGCTGGTCCTTGGTGATGCCGGCGTTGTTCACGAGCACGTCGAGGCGCTCCCAGGCGGTGGTCACCTGATCCACGGCGGCCTGGGCCGCATCGAACTGCGCGGCATCGCTCTGGATGGCGAGCACCCGGCGCCCGGTGCGGGAGGCGAGCTCGGCGGCGAGGGCATTGGCCTTGTCCGGGCTGCTCACGAAGGTGAAGGCCACGTCGGCGCCTTCCTCGAGGAAGCGTTCCACGATGCCGCGGCCGATGCCGCGTGAGCCGCCGGTGATGAGGGCGACCTTGCCGTCCAACAGTCCCATGGGTGTTCGGGCCGGATCCCGGTGGAGCCGGCGGTGGCTAAGGTAGCCGCGCAGGCGATCGGCCGCACACCGGGGCCGGAGGAGCACGGACCATGCGGGCGGCTCACGAAGATCCGGGAGGAGGTCCGTGCGGTAACGCGAAGGGTCGTATTTTCACGGCACAAAGCCAGAACCGATGCGCAGATCCCTACACCTGAACATGGCCGGAGGCGTGATCGCCCTGTCCGCCCTGCTCTTCCTCACCCCGCTGCTTCGTGCCCAGGAAGTGGGCCGCGCCCTCCCCGCCGCCACCGCCCAGGTGAACGGGACGGCGAACGCCGCCCAGCGCTCCGCCCTGCTGTCGACGGCCCGCGCGGGCGAAGCCAGCATCCGCATGAACACCACGCGCTGGGCGAACCGGGTGAGCCGGATCTCACCGCGCAACCCGCAGCTCCCCGAGGTGGAGGCCATCAAGCAGGCCAAGTGGCCCGCCAAGGTGGCCAGCTTCCGTGGCGAGGCCGGCGAACCCGTGCAGCCCAAGGCCGTGACCCCGGCGATCGGGGTCAACATGGAGGGCAACTGGAGCCAGGTGAGCACCCCGCCGGACAACACGATGGCCATCTCCAACGGCGGGCAGATCGTGACCTGCAACAACGACGGCATCGAGCTCTACAACGCGAGCGGCCAGTTCCTGGCCTCCACGTTCTGGCCCGATTTCTTCAACGACCCGCAGCTCAACGCCAACATCTACGACCCCAAGGTGATCTACGATCCGCAGGCGGACCGGTTCTTCCTGACGGTGCTGCATGGTACCACCTCCAGCAACAGCCTGCTGCTGCTGTGCTTCAGCAAGACGAACAACCCGCAGGACGGCTGGTGGATCTACTACCTGCCGGGCAGCCCGCTGGGCAACGGCACCTGGTTCGACTACCCGAGCATCGGCGTGAGCAACAACGAGGTGTACGTGTCGGGCAACCTGTTCACCGACGGCAACAACCAGTTCCAGCAGGCCATCCTGTTCCAGATCACCAAGAGCGGCGGATACAACGGCACGGCGAACCTGGACTGGATCTACTGGTACAACCTGAGCAACCAGCCCTTCGCCGCCTTCACGGTGGTGCCGGTGAGCGGCGGTCAGGCCAACTACGGCCCCGGCATCCTGCTGCTGAGCGGCAACAGCCCCGGGGCGAACAGCCTGCGGTTGTGGGACCTCACCGATGACCTCACGGGCAACCCGTCGCTGAACGTGTACGATGTGTCCACCCAGCCGTACGCCCCGGCGGCCCCGGCGCAGATGCCCGGCAGCCCCGACCCGCTGAGCAATGGCGATTGCCGCATGCTGAGCACCTTCTTCATGAACGGATTGGTGCATTACACCTTCTGCACGGACATCGGTGGGGGCTGGAACGGCCTGCGTTACGGGCGCATCAACATCAGCACCCTGAACGACCAGCGTACGAACCTGGGGCAGCAGGGCACGGCGGACCTGTGCTATCCGGCGCTCGCCTCCTACTCCACCAGCAACAACGACCCGAGCGTGATGATCGCGTTCACGCGCAGTTCCGCGCAGGTGTTCCCCGAGGCGCGGGTGGTGAACGTGGACGCCAACCTGCAATGGTCCAACAGCACCCTGGTGAAGGAGGGTGAGACCTACGTGAACTTCCTGCAGCAGGGCGATGAGCGCTGGGGCGATTACACGGGCATGGCCCGGCGCCACAACGCCAACCCGCCGCGCGTGTGGATGGCGGCCTGTTACGGCTCCAACATCCAGGGCGGCTTGCAGAACACCTGGAAGACCTGGGTGGCCGAGGTCGGCGATGTCGGTTCATCGGTCGTTCCGGAGCAGGCCCCGGCCATGGCGGTTTCGGTGGCGCCCAACCCCACGGTGGACCTCTTCCGGCTCAGCTTCCACATCGATGCGTTCGCCATCTACACCATCGAGGTGCTGGACCTCAACGGCCGCGTGGTGAAGACGCTCTACCAGGACGGCCTCACCGCGGGCGAGCACCAGCTCAGCTTCAACCGCAACGCCTTGAGCGCCGGCCAGTACGTCATCGCCATCCGCAACGGAGCCCAACCCATCGCCCATGAGCCCCTCGTCATCCATTAGTGTGGTGCTCGCCGCGCTGTTCATGGCGTGCTGTGGGCAGAAGGGCGCCGCCGACGGCAGCGCCGCTCCGGCATCGGGCGGTCCGCAGAAGGTGGTGGTGAAGGACGGGGAGCGGACCGAGGCGCCCCGCCCCGGCAGCAACGACCCCGCCGCGCTCGACAGCATCAAGCAGGAGAAAGCGAAGGAGAAGAACAAGCCCTGATCGCCCCTCCCACGGAAGCAGAAAGCCCCGCTCGATGAGCGGGGCTTTTTGCTTGCACCATGCATCACATCCCTCGCGACCCTGAACGGGTCGTAGACATCCAGCATCGAGGAGCTGGACAAGAACCGACCCTGAATGGGGCGCAGGCCCTCAACCCATCACCTCCTTCACCTTCGCCCCGATGGTGGCCGGGCTGTCCACCACGTGGATGCCGCACTCGCGCATCACCGCCTTCTTGGCGGCCGCGCTCTCATCGGCTCCGCTCACGATGGCGCCGGCATGGCCCATGGTGCGGCCCTTGGGCGCGGTCTCTCCGGCGATGAAGCCGATCACCGGCTTTTTGCAGTTCGCCTTGATCCACCGGGCGGCCTGGATCTCGAGGTCCCCGCCGATCTCGCCGATCATGACGATGGCCTTGGTCTCGCGATCGTTGGCGAAGAGCTGCACCGCCTCCAGGGTGGTGGTGCCGATGATGGGGTCGCCGCCGATGCCGATGGCCGTGGTGATGCCCAGGCCCGCCTTCACCACCTGGTCCGCCGCCTCGTAGGTGAGCGTGCCGCTCTTGCTGACGATGCCCACGGGCCCCTTCTTGAACACGAAGCCCGGCATGATGCCCACCTTGCACTCGTCCGCCGTGATGACGCCCGGGCAGTTGGGGCCGATCAACGTGCAGCCCTTGCCGCGGATGTACTCGCGGGCCATCACCATGTCCTTCACCGGGATGCCCTCGGTGATGCACACGATCACCTTGATGCCGGCCTCGGCGGCCTCCATGATGGCATCGGCGGCGAAGGCGGGCGGAACGAAAATGATGCTGACATCGGCGCTGGTGGCCTTCACAGCATCGCTCACGGTCTCGAACACGGGCCGGTCGAGATGCTTCTGGCCACCCTTGCCCGGGGTGACGCCCCCGACGACGTTGGTGCCGTACTCGATCATCTGCGTGGCGTGGAAGGTGCCTTCACTGCCGGTGAAGCCCTGGACGATGACCTTGCTCTTCGAATTGACGAGAACGCTCATGGGAGGATGCGGGGCCGGGTTGATCCGGCGGCCGCGAAAGTAAGCCTCACCTCCGATCGGGGCGGAGGCCGATGCGCTGATCCATCCGGTGCAGGAAGCCGCGGATGTAGAAATACGTGGCGAGCATGATGGCCGAACCGCCCAGGAAGGGCAGCAGGTGCCACAGTTCGTAGGCGCGGCCCGCCATGAAGGGCCCGGCGATGCGCCCGAGGCTGCCGAAGCTCTGGTTCATGCCCAGCACCTGACCCTGCTCCTTCTGGTCGGCCTGCCGGGTGAGCATGGCGGCGAGCGAGGGCCACAGCATGCCGTTGCCCAGCGTCAGGCAGGCGATGGGGACGAAGGCCGCCGGGATGAACCAGACACGGGGCACCAGGCCGGTCAACGCCAACCCGACCGCCACGAGCACGGTGCCCATGATCACCAGGCGGCGCTCGCCGAAGCGCTTGTTGAGCCAGCCCAGCAGGCCGCCCTGCACGATGGCGCTGGCCAGGCCCACCGCGGCGAACATGTAGCTGATCTGCGCCTCGGTGAGGCCGTAATCGTCCTTCCACAACAGCGGCACGGCCGTCTGCATCATGCTGAAGGCGGCGATGTACACGAAGCCGATGAGGTAGATGTCGCGGAACCGGATGTCCTGCAGCGCCCGCACCGTGGCGCTGATCGGGGCGAAGCGGATGGGCGCGTGCGGAGCGCGTTGGTGCAGGGACTCGGGCAGCAGCAGCCAGATGCCCAGGAGGTTCACCGCGCACAGGCCGGCGGCCACATAGCCCACCCAGGCCGTGCCCAGGTAGTGGTACACCACGCCGCCCAACGGCGGTCCCGCGATGAAGCCCAGGCCGAACGCCGCCCCCACCAGACCGAGCGACTTGGCGCGCTGCTCGGGCGGGGTGATGTCGGTGATGTAGGCCTGCGCGGCGGCGATGTTGGCCGAGCCCACCCCGGTGAGCATGCGGCTGATGAAGAGCAGCACGATGCCATGCGCGAAGGAGAACAGCACATAGCTGACCCCGCTGATCGCCACGGCGATCGCGATCACCGGACGACGGCCGTAGCGGTCGCTCACCGCGCCCCAGAAGGGCCCGAAGAGGTACATCAGCACCGAGAACACCACCGCCGTATCACCCACCAGCGCATCGCTCGCCCCCAGGTCCCGCGCCACGAAGGGCACCACCGGGATGAAGATCCCGAAGCCCATCAGGTCGATGAAGATGGTGAGGAAGAGGATGACCAGGCGGCGGTCCATGGGGCGCGAAGGTCGGTCGGAACCGGACTACGCGCACCGCAGGGCGCATACCAGAGGTCCCGTTCGCCCGTTACACCCGCGCATCCCCCATGCGGACCCTCCTTCGCACCTCCGCCGTCCTGGCGCTGTTGACCGTGCTCGTGCTGAGCCTGCTGATCGACCCGTTCATGCCGCTGCACGCCAGCTGGTGGTTCACGCTGCCCCTGGGTGCGCTGGCGGCCGGCGCCGTGGCCTGGGGATCGACCGGCATGCCGACGAGGCGGCGGTGGGTCCTGGTCGTTTCCGGCGCCGTGCTCGTGCTGTCCATGCGCTACTGGGACTTCAACAGCCGGAAGCCCTTCCTCCGGAGCTTCCAAGGCCTGGCCGTGGGCGACACGAAGGAGCAAGCGATCCGGAAGATGGCCCGCTTCCGGCTCTCCGGCAGCGGCAGGGGCTTCGTGTTCGCGCGCCTGCGCCACCGATACCCCGCGTTGAGCGAAAGGGTGGAGTTCCTGTGCTTCACGCACACCCGGGAAGGCTGGGGCGACTCGGACTGGGGCCTCGCCTACTTCGTGGACGGTCGGCTCATCCGCACACAGTTCAGCCACGACTGAAGCGGCACGCCGGGGTGTGCGGTGCGGATCAACGCCCGCCGGAGGCGAGCTCCTGCTCCTTCACCGCGCCATGACGCACGTACGGCCGGATGATGAGGCGGATGGTGTTCTTCCAGCTGAGGTACTTCCACGCCCAGGCCATCAGCACCTGCAGGCGGTTGCGGTAGCCCACCAGCGCCATCAGGTGCACGAACATCCACGCCAGCCAGGCGACCAGGCCGCCGAGGTGGAAGCGGCCCACATCCACCACGGCCTTGTAGCGGCCGATGACGGCCATGCTGCCCTTGTCCTGATAGGTGAACGGCTCCATGGGCCGACCCGCCGCCTTCCGGCGCAGGTTGGCGGCCAGCAGGCGCGCCTGCTGGATGGCGGCCTGCGCCACCTGCGGATGCCCCCGCTCCCACGCCCCCTCGACCATCAGCGCCACATCGCCCACCGCATACACGTCGGTCGCGCCCTGCACCTGATTGAACCGGTCCACCGCATAGCGACTGGCCTTCGGCACTTCCACCGCCTCCAGCCCCGGCAGCGTGACGCCCTTCACCCCGGCCGCCCAGATCAGCGTGTTGCTGTCCATGCGGGTCCCGTCCTGGAACGTGACCACTTCGCCATCGTAGCCGGTGACGCGAGCGCCCAGCTTCACGTGCACGCCCATGTCCTTCAGGTAGCCCAGGGCATGCGCGCTGGCCTGTGGGCTGAAGTTCTTCAGCACACGGTCGTTGCTGTCCACGAGCCAGATCTGCATGCGGTCGCTGTCCAGCTCGCGGTACTCGCGCTTGAGCACGGTGCGGCGGATCTCCGCCAGGGAACCGGCCAGTTCCACGCCGGTGGGGCCGGCGCCCACGATGGTGAAGTTGAGGCAGCGCCGCTGGCCGGCCTCGTCCTGTGCGTACAGCGCGGCCTCGAAGTCCTGCAGGAAATCGCTGCGGATGTCGAGCGCCTGCCCGATGCTCTTGAGCTGCATGGCCTCGCGCTCCACCTCGGCATTGCCGAAGAAGTTGGTGGTGCTTCCCGTCGCCAGCACGAGGATGTCGTACCTGAACTCCCCGTGATCGGTGACCACACGCTTCTCCTTCGGCTTCACGCCCAGCACGCGGGTCATGCGGAAGGCCACGTTGGGCATGGGCGCCACGGTGCGGCGGAAGGGATGCGCGATGCTGTCCGCGCTGAGGCTGGCCGTGGCCACCTGGTACAGCAGCGGCTGGAAGCAGTGATGATTGTGCCGGTCCAGCAGCAGCACCTTGTAGGGAGCGCCCTCGAGCCGCTTGATGAGCTCAAGCCCGGCGAAGCCGCCGCCCACCACCACCACCTGCGGGTGTGGCAGGGCCTCATATGCACGGCGGGCCTTGGACATGGTGGAGCGGGCACGAAGTTCCGGAAATTCGCGCCCGATGAGCGACCGCGACACCATCTGTGCGCCGGCCACCGCGGGCGGTGTGGCGGCCGTGGCGGTGGTGCGGCTCAGCGGGCCCGAGGCGGTGGCCGTGCTCGACCGGCTCACGGGTGGCCCTGCGCGCACCTGGCCCGCGCGTCGTGCGGTGCTGGCCCCGGTGGTCGATGCCGACGGCCCCATCGACGAGGCCCTGGTGACCGTGTTCCGCGCGCCGGCCAGTTACACGGGCGAGGATGTGGTGGAGCTGGGCCTTCACGGTTCGCCCTACATCGTGCAGCGCGTGCTGCAGGCGGCGGTGAAGGCCGGCGCCCGGCTGGCGCGGCCGGGCGAGTTCACCCTGCGCGCCTACCTCAACCGCAAGCTGGACCTCAGCCAGGCGGAAGCCGTGGCCGACCTCATCGCCGGCCAGAGCGCCGCCGCCCACCGCCTCGCCATGCAGCAGCTCCGGGGCGGCTACAGCGCGCACATCGACGCCCTGCGCCAGCAGCTCATCGACTTCTGCGCGTTGATCGAACTGGAGCTCGACTTCGGGGAGGAGGACGTGACCTTCGCCCGGCGCGATGAGCTCGACACCCTGCTGGTGGACCTGATCGCCCTTTGCACGGGGCTCATCGACAGCTTCCGCTATGGCAACGCCGTGAAGCAGGGCGTGCCCGTGGCCATCGTCGGCGCGCCGAACAGCGGCAAGAGCACCCTGCTTAACGCGCTGCTGCAGGAGGACCGCGCCATCGTCAGCGACATCCCGGGCACCACGCGGGACACCGTGGAGGAGACGATCACACTGGACGGCATCCAGTTCCGCTTCATCGACACGGCGGGCCTGCGCGAGACCGGCGACACCGTGGAGCGGATGGGCATCGAGCGCAGCTACCGCAAGGCGCGCGAGGCGGCCATCGTGGTGCTGCTGGGCGATGCGGCCGCCTTGAACGAGGACGCCTTCCTCACCCAGGCGGCCCTGCTGCGCGAGCGCATCGGCGAAGGGCCGCAGCTGCTGCCCGTGCTGAACAAGAGCGACCTCGCGGAGGCCGGCCGGAGCGGCCGCGTGATGCGCATCAGCGCACGCACGGGCCAGGGGCTTGATGCGCTGAAGGCGGCCTTCATGCGGCATGTACAGGCCCTTCACCACGACGAGGGGGGCGTGGTGGTGACGAACGCGCGGCACGTGGAAGCGCTGGCCCACGCCCGTCAGGCCCTCGAGGATGCCCGTGCCGGCCTGAGCCAGGGGATCAGCGGCGACCTGCTGGCCGTGGACCTGCGCCGCGCCATGCACCACCTGGGCGAGATCACCGGACGCATCTCCCCGGACGATGTGCTCGGCAGCATCTTCGGCCGGTTCTGTATCGGGAAGTGACTACGGGCACCCCACGCCCTCCTTCAGGATGGAGTGGATGAGGATGTACTCGTCCGACCCGTCGCCTTCCATGGCCGGCCCCAGGTCGAGCGAGCACTCCGCCTCGATGGTCCAGGGCTCCCCGCCCTGCTTCACGCTGCGCAGGTAGTGCCGTTCAAGCTCCGCACCGTTCATCGACCCGACCAGCTCGCCTTCCTCCGCACCGAGGTCCTCCCCGCCTGCACAGGGCCACGAACGCTCCGCGCCGCAGGGCCTGAAGCTCATGGCGTCGGCCATGTACGTGAAGGTGCCGGTGAGGCGCATGCGGGGGATCTCCCCTTCCAGTTCGCCGGCCAGCTTCTCCAGGGTGTAGGGCGCGTTGGACGCGAACGCCACGCCCATCTCATCCACCAGGCGCAAGCCTCCGGCCTCGGCGCGGTAGAAGTCCGGCTTGTCCCCCGCCTGGCCGATGGTCATCAGAGGCACGGCGCCCGGCGCGTTCGGCGTCACCATCTGCCACCGGCCGATGAGCCCGTGCGCGAGGGTGTCCCGGTCGAGGTACCGCTGCCGGAGAACGAAGCTGCTGTCCGCACGGACCCAGAGCTGGGTGAGGATGCCGGGGCAGTCCGCGCAAAGCAATGTGTCCTCGTAATAGCCGGGCCATTCGGGCACCGCCGCAAGCGACAGGCTGTCCACGGCGGATGTGGAGCCCCCGTCGGCGGGCTTCGGGTCGCTGCCGCAGGCGGTGAGCAACGCAGCGCCCAACAGGAAGGACAGGTGTCGCATGGGATGAACTTTCCGCACCGAAGGTAGCCGCCGACCTTTGCGCCATGGTGCCGGTGCTCTCCGCCTTCTACTTCGGCAGCGTGGAGCACTACCGCCTGCTCGCCCGCCATCGCCACGTGATCATCGACACCGGCGAGCACTACGAGCGCCAGAGCTACCGCACGCGCACCCGCATCGTGGGGCCCAACGGCGTGCAGGACCTCACCGTGCCGATCATCCGCCGCAGCGGGGAGAAGATGCCGATGCGGGACATGCGCCTGAGCTACGCCGAGACCTGGCCGCAGCAGCAGGTGCACGCCATCCGCAGCGCCTATGGCAACACCCCCTGGTTCATCCACTACATCGATGCGATCGAGGACCTGATCCTTCAGCGGCACGAACGCCTGATCGACCTGGACCTGGGGACGATGCGGCTGGGCATGAGGTGGCTGGGGCTGACGACGGAGGTGGAGGTGCGGCAGACCTACTTGGACGTGAGTGGCGAGTATCGAGTGGCGAGTGGCGAGTGTGGACCGTCGGTGCCACACTCGCCACTCGCCACTCACCACTCGGTACTCGACCTCCGAACCTCCTTCCACCCCAAGAAGCCCCTGCCTGCCGGGATCGATGCCGTGGGGCCCTACCCCCAGGTCTTCGCGGACCGCCACGGCTTCCAGCCGCGGATGAGCGTGATCGACCTGGTGTGCAACTGCGGGCCGGAGGCGCTTCATCGCATCGCCTGACATGGCAGCGTTACGTTCCACCATCCCGTTCACCGGCAAGCCCACCTAGAGGGCACCCGCAGGACCTGCGCACGCACCATGGGGCGACCGTTCCGGAACCAGCTTATCCAGGTATTGGACCGCGCCCTGAACGCCGGACCCTGGCCATTTCTGGTGCTCGGTCTGGTGGACAGGGTCATCCTGGTCGTTCAGTTCGGCGCGCGCTACGTCAGCACCGACGATGCCATCCAGTGGGCTGGCGCGGTCGACTACGCCCATGGGATCTTCCGCTGGCCCTATTACTACGGGCAGGATTACGGGCCCATGTTCGAGGCCCTGCTCGCCGCCCCGGGGATCTGGGTCGGGGCACCCCTGTCCTGGTCGCTTCCCGCCATATCCTCCGCGCTCTTCCTGCTGCCGTTCTGGTCGTTCGCCCTGTACCACCATGCGCGCGGCCAGGCCTGGCCCGCGCTCGGCTTCGCCCTCACACCGGTGCTCCTTCCTGTGGAATTCGGCATGATGACGACCATACCTCGGGGCTTCGTGACCGGTTTGGCCCCGTTGGCGTTCCTGCCCTGGGCACAACGGTCCGGCGGGACATTCCGGGGAGCGCTGCTCATCGGGGTCTCCGTGGGTCTCGCCGGATACCTCAACCCCAACGCGCTGGTCTTCGCCCTGCCCTATGTGATGTTGTTCGTCCTGAACCGGAGGCCGGGGATGGTGGGAGGCTTGGGTCTCCTCGTCGGCCTGTTGCCCGCGATCGCACTGCACCTGGCCAGCCAGGCGTGGTGCACTGGGCATGGCGATGCCATCGTGCATCGCCTGGGCAACATGGGCTGGAGCGTCGATGGAGGCGCGATGCTGCGCAGCCTGGGGCGGATGAACGAGCATCTGCAGTGGACGTTCCCGCTCCTCTGGGGCGCTGAGGGCGTGCTGCTTCCGGGCCTCATCGCCTTTTCGATCCTGGCGTTCCGCCGTGGGGACCGCGTCCTATCCGCAGTGGTCCTGATGACCACAGCAGGCATCGTGGCCTCCCTTTCCCTGCCCAAGGTCCAGGACGGATGGGACTCCGTGTTCTTCCCGCTCTCCCGCATGTTCCTGGCCGTGCCCTTGCTCGTCGCTTGGATCCTGGGCCTTTCGGCACCGGCCCGTGGGCCGCGTCGGTCCCTGGTCCTCATCGCCCTGGCGGCCTCCGTGAGCGCCATTGTCCATA is a window encoding:
- the fabG gene encoding 3-oxoacyl-[acyl-carrier-protein] reductase translates to MGLLDGKVALITGGSRGIGRGIVERFLEEGADVAFTFVSSPDKANALAAELASRTGRRVLAIQSDAAQFDAAQAAVDQVTTAWERLDVLVNNAGITKDQLLMRMSEADWDAVMDTNLKSVFNMTKAVMRTMLKQRSGSIINMSSVVGVKGNAGQANYAASKAGIIGFTKSVALELGSRNIRSNAIAPGFIETEMTGALDPKVVEQWREGIPLKRGGTPTDVANACVYFASDLSTYVTGQTLHVCGGMLT
- a CDS encoding T9SS type A sorting domain-containing protein, which translates into the protein MRRSLHLNMAGGVIALSALLFLTPLLRAQEVGRALPAATAQVNGTANAAQRSALLSTARAGEASIRMNTTRWANRVSRISPRNPQLPEVEAIKQAKWPAKVASFRGEAGEPVQPKAVTPAIGVNMEGNWSQVSTPPDNTMAISNGGQIVTCNNDGIELYNASGQFLASTFWPDFFNDPQLNANIYDPKVIYDPQADRFFLTVLHGTTSSNSLLLLCFSKTNNPQDGWWIYYLPGSPLGNGTWFDYPSIGVSNNEVYVSGNLFTDGNNQFQQAILFQITKSGGYNGTANLDWIYWYNLSNQPFAAFTVVPVSGGQANYGPGILLLSGNSPGANSLRLWDLTDDLTGNPSLNVYDVSTQPYAPAAPAQMPGSPDPLSNGDCRMLSTFFMNGLVHYTFCTDIGGGWNGLRYGRINISTLNDQRTNLGQQGTADLCYPALASYSTSNNDPSVMIAFTRSSAQVFPEARVVNVDANLQWSNSTLVKEGETYVNFLQQGDERWGDYTGMARRHNANPPRVWMAACYGSNIQGGLQNTWKTWVAEVGDVGSSVVPEQAPAMAVSVAPNPTVDLFRLSFHIDAFAIYTIEVLDLNGRVVKTLYQDGLTAGEHQLSFNRNALSAGQYVIAIRNGAQPIAHEPLVIH
- the sucD gene encoding succinate--CoA ligase subunit alpha, translating into MSVLVNSKSKVIVQGFTGSEGTFHATQMIEYGTNVVGGVTPGKGGQKHLDRPVFETVSDAVKATSADVSIIFVPPAFAADAIMEAAEAGIKVIVCITEGIPVKDMVMAREYIRGKGCTLIGPNCPGVITADECKVGIMPGFVFKKGPVGIVSKSGTLTYEAADQVVKAGLGITTAIGIGGDPIIGTTTLEAVQLFANDRETKAIVMIGEIGGDLEIQAARWIKANCKKPVIGFIAGETAPKGRTMGHAGAIVSGADESAAAKKAVMRECGIHVVDSPATIGAKVKEVMG
- a CDS encoding MFS transporter is translated as MDRRLVILFLTIFIDLMGFGIFIPVVPFVARDLGASDALVGDTAVVFSVLMYLFGPFWGAVSDRYGRRPVIAIAVAISGVSYVLFSFAHGIVLLFISRMLTGVGSANIAAAQAYITDITPPEQRAKSLGLVGAAFGLGFIAGPPLGGVVYHYLGTAWVGYVAAGLCAVNLLGIWLLLPESLHQRAPHAPIRFAPISATVRALQDIRFRDIYLIGFVYIAAFSMMQTAVPLLWKDDYGLTEAQISYMFAAVGLASAIVQGGLLGWLNKRFGERRLVIMGTVLVAVGLALTGLVPRVWFIPAAFVPIACLTLGNGMLWPSLAAMLTRQADQKEQGQVLGMNQSFGSLGRIAGPFMAGRAYELWHLLPFLGGSAIMLATYFYIRGFLHRMDQRIGLRPDRR
- a CDS encoding NAD(P)/FAD-dependent oxidoreductase; the encoded protein is MSKARRAYEALPHPQVVVVGGGFAGLELIKRLEGAPYKVLLLDRHNHHCFQPLLYQVATASLSADSIAHPFRRTVAPMPNVAFRMTRVLGVKPKEKRVVTDHGEFRYDILVLATGSTTNFFGNAEVEREAMQLKSIGQALDIRSDFLQDFEAALYAQDEAGQRRCLNFTIVGAGPTGVELAGSLAEIRRTVLKREYRELDSDRMQIWLVDSNDRVLKNFSPQASAHALGYLKDMGVHVKLGARVTGYDGEVVTFQDGTRMDSNTLIWAAGVKGVTLPGLEAVEVPKASRYAVDRFNQVQGATDVYAVGDVALMVEGAWERGHPQVAQAAIQQARLLAANLRRKAAGRPMEPFTYQDKGSMAVIGRYKAVVDVGRFHLGGLVAWLAWMFVHLMALVGYRNRLQVLMAWAWKYLSWKNTIRLIIRPYVRHGAVKEQELASGGR
- the mnmE gene encoding tRNA uridine-5-carboxymethylaminomethyl(34) synthesis GTPase MnmE, which codes for MSDRDTICAPATAGGVAAVAVVRLSGPEAVAVLDRLTGGPARTWPARRAVLAPVVDADGPIDEALVTVFRAPASYTGEDVVELGLHGSPYIVQRVLQAAVKAGARLARPGEFTLRAYLNRKLDLSQAEAVADLIAGQSAAAHRLAMQQLRGGYSAHIDALRQQLIDFCALIELELDFGEEDVTFARRDELDTLLVDLIALCTGLIDSFRYGNAVKQGVPVAIVGAPNSGKSTLLNALLQEDRAIVSDIPGTTRDTVEETITLDGIQFRFIDTAGLRETGDTVERMGIERSYRKAREAAIVVLLGDAAALNEDAFLTQAALLRERIGEGPQLLPVLNKSDLAEAGRSGRVMRISARTGQGLDALKAAFMRHVQALHHDEGGVVVTNARHVEALAHARQALEDARAGLSQGISGDLLAVDLRRAMHHLGEITGRISPDDVLGSIFGRFCIGK
- a CDS encoding copper resistance protein NlpE N-terminal domain-containing protein yields the protein MRHLSFLLGAALLTACGSDPKPADGGSTSAVDSLSLAAVPEWPGYYEDTLLCADCPGILTQLWVRADSSFVLRQRYLDRDTLAHGLIGRWQMVTPNAPGAVPLMTIGQAGDKPDFYRAEAGGLRLVDEMGVAFASNAPYTLEKLAGELEGEIPRMRLTGTFTYMADAMSFRPCGAERSWPCAGGEDLGAEEGELVGSMNGAELERHYLRSVKQGGEPWTIEAECSLDLGPAMEGDGSDEYILIHSILKEGVGCP
- a CDS encoding WbqC family protein; this encodes MVPVLSAFYFGSVEHYRLLARHRHVIIDTGEHYERQSYRTRTRIVGPNGVQDLTVPIIRRSGEKMPMRDMRLSYAETWPQQQVHAIRSAYGNTPWFIHYIDAIEDLILQRHERLIDLDLGTMRLGMRWLGLTTEVEVRQTYLDVSGEYRVASGECGPSVPHSPLATHHSVLDLRTSFHPKKPLPAGIDAVGPYPQVFADRHGFQPRMSVIDLVCNCGPEALHRIA